From the genome of bacterium, one region includes:
- a CDS encoding VWA domain-containing protein, giving the protein MTFAHPEFFWLLLLFPALAYVHFFRESKRVTDFRFPTLAHVQAMGKTARVRLRHVPFLVRLVGLALLIVALARPQSFDSESKRSIEGIDIILCIDISTSMDAEDLKPDRLEAAKKVAADFVESREHDRIGIVPFAAQSFTQVPLTTDHQVVLSLLSQIQMRMVEDGTAIGMALATSANRLRESDAKSKVIILLTDGQNNRGEIDPLTAAQAAQALNIRIYTIGVGTHGTAPYPVETVFGKRYQNVPVSIDEDMLKEIANSTGGRYYRATDEASLAHIYSEIDRLERTKIQVEEYKETAELYGPWLASALLCLALEALLSLTWFRKLP; this is encoded by the coding sequence ATGACGTTTGCGCATCCGGAATTCTTCTGGCTCCTCCTGCTTTTTCCTGCGCTGGCTTACGTGCATTTCTTTCGCGAAAGCAAACGTGTCACGGACTTCCGCTTCCCGACGTTGGCCCACGTGCAGGCCATGGGCAAGACCGCGCGAGTGCGCTTGCGGCATGTCCCGTTCCTGGTCAGGCTTGTTGGTCTGGCTTTGCTGATTGTCGCACTCGCTCGTCCACAGAGCTTTGACAGCGAGAGCAAGCGATCCATCGAGGGCATTGACATCATACTGTGTATTGACATCTCGACCTCGATGGATGCCGAAGACCTGAAGCCCGACCGCCTCGAAGCGGCTAAAAAAGTCGCGGCGGACTTTGTGGAGAGCCGGGAACACGACCGTATCGGCATTGTTCCCTTTGCCGCGCAGAGCTTCACGCAAGTACCGCTCACAACGGATCATCAGGTCGTTCTGAGTCTGCTCAGCCAGATTCAGATGCGCATGGTCGAAGACGGCACCGCAATCGGCATGGCCCTCGCTACGTCGGCGAACCGGCTGCGGGAATCGGACGCAAAATCCAAAGTCATCATCCTGTTAACCGACGGGCAGAACAATCGCGGCGAGATCGATCCGCTGACGGCAGCGCAAGCGGCGCAAGCCCTCAATATTCGTATCTACACGATTGGAGTGGGCACTCACGGGACCGCGCCGTATCCCGTTGAAACAGTCTTTGGCAAACGGTACCAGAATGTCCCCGTTTCCATTGATGAGGATATGCTCAAAGAGATCGCGAATTCTACAGGCGGTCGCTATTACCGCGCCACGGATGAGGCGAGTCTTGCGCATATCTACTCGGAGATTGATCGTCTCGAACGCACCAAAATCCAGGTAGAGGAATACAAAGAGACGGCCGAGCTGTATGGGCCGTGGCTGGCGTCCGCGTTGCTGTGTTTGGCGTTGGAAGCGCTGCTCAGCTTAACCTGGTTCAGGAAGCTGCCGTGA
- a CDS encoding tetratricopeptide repeat protein: MRILIFMLCASYAVAALPSREVAKGNEAAQAGRLDQAQYHYVKALESHADTSVVMYNLGNALYGAGEYERAKQLYGAALDSTRTDEQLARTFYNMGNAGFQAQKFDEAIASYIEALRHDPQDDDARQNLELALRMKRESEQQQQQQQQDQQQDQQKQDQNQQQDDQKNDQKNDQQQDQQQQDQQKQDSLQQNQQNQQQQDQQQPQQQEPQQQSQGQQQQMTKEEAEQLLNALLQNEQNTLEQVRKVKGDKRKKKSRDW, from the coding sequence GTGAGAATTCTGATCTTTATGCTGTGCGCAAGCTATGCTGTGGCGGCGCTGCCGTCGCGGGAAGTTGCCAAAGGCAATGAGGCCGCGCAAGCGGGCCGACTCGACCAGGCGCAGTACCATTACGTGAAGGCGCTCGAGAGTCACGCGGACACTTCCGTTGTCATGTACAACCTTGGTAACGCGTTGTATGGCGCCGGCGAATACGAGCGAGCGAAGCAGCTCTACGGCGCGGCGCTTGACAGTACTCGAACGGATGAGCAGTTGGCCCGGACGTTTTATAACATGGGTAATGCGGGGTTTCAAGCACAGAAGTTTGATGAAGCCATCGCTTCTTACATCGAGGCGCTGCGCCACGATCCGCAGGACGACGACGCGCGGCAGAATCTGGAGTTGGCGCTCAGGATGAAACGCGAGTCCGAGCAACAACAGCAGCAACAACAGCAGGACCAGCAACAGGATCAGCAGAAGCAAGATCAGAATCAGCAGCAAGACGATCAGAAGAACGATCAGAAGAACGATCAGCAGCAGGATCAACAGCAACAGGATCAGCAGAAGCAGGATTCGTTGCAGCAGAACCAACAGAATCAGCAACAACAGGACCAGCAACAGCCACAACAGCAGGAGCCACAGCAACAGAGTCAGGGTCAGCAACAGCAGATGACCAAGGAAGAGGCTGAGCAGCTCCTGAACGCGCTCCTGCAGAACGAGCAAAATACTCTCGAACAGGTCCGCAAGGTCAAGGGTGACAAGCGCAAGAAGAAGTCGAGGGACTGGTGA
- a CDS encoding histidine triad nucleotide-binding protein: MGQTIFGRMIAGEIPVDKLLETEDLIAIRDINPMAPTHVLIIPKKPLPGLAQSAPEDAVLLGKLLVTARDLAKQLGLEESGYRVVINNGEAAGQSVAHLHVHLLGGREFRWPPG; this comes from the coding sequence ATGGGTCAAACGATTTTCGGAAGGATGATCGCAGGCGAGATTCCTGTTGATAAACTTCTGGAAACTGAAGACTTAATTGCGATTCGGGACATCAACCCGATGGCCCCTACGCATGTCCTAATCATCCCTAAGAAGCCGTTGCCGGGTCTCGCGCAATCGGCTCCTGAGGATGCTGTGTTGCTCGGAAAATTGCTGGTTACCGCCCGGGATTTGGCCAAGCAGTTGGGCTTGGAAGAGTCGGGCTATCGAGTGGTCATCAATAATGGGGAGGCGGCCGGGCAGTCGGTGGCGCACCTCCACGTGCACCTGCTGGGCGGGCGCGAGTTCCGCTGGCCGCCGGGCTGA
- the crcB gene encoding fluoride efflux transporter CrcB: MRYLTLFIAGGLGTLCRYLLSISVTERTDPHFPWGTLAVNLIGCTAIGLLLGFDRLDRFRWFDLRLLAVTGFLGGFTTFSAFSAEALLLFEARRHLLALTYIALSVVGGLALCALGYWSARVVVR, translated from the coding sequence ATGCGATATCTTACCCTCTTCATCGCCGGTGGCCTTGGGACTCTCTGCCGCTACCTACTGTCGATCAGCGTGACCGAACGCACGGACCCTCACTTTCCGTGGGGGACTTTGGCCGTGAATCTGATCGGCTGCACTGCGATCGGCCTGCTGCTCGGGTTTGACCGTTTGGACCGGTTTCGGTGGTTTGACCTGCGCCTTTTGGCCGTAACTGGCTTTCTGGGCGGCTTCACCACGTTCTCGGCCTTTTCAGCCGAGGCGCTTCTGTTGTTTGAGGCCCGCCGGCATCTGCTTGCCCTTACTTACATCGCGCTCTCGGTGGTTGGGGGTTTGGCACTCTGCGCCCTTGGCTATTGGTCCGCCCGAGTCGTCGTGCGTTGA
- the glgB gene encoding 1,4-alpha-glucan branching protein GlgB: MITISDKRGGASRLTPEDRYLFNEGSHFRLYQKLGSHPEIRDGQPGVAFAVWAPDARDVAVIGDFNGWDPANNRLTQIEQSGIWEGFLTGVKAGDNYKYRIRGRSSNYEVDKADPFAFRTEMPPKTASVVHDNRYDWHDQDWMSSRAQHNHDGAPISIYELHLGSWDRVAHDNNRSLHYRELAPRLIKYLTENGFTHVEFMPIMEHPYYASWGYQVSSYFAPTARYGSPQDLMYLIDQLHQHGIGVILDWVPSHFATDEFALGYFDGTYVYEHADRRQGFHPDWGSFIFNYGRDEVRSFLISSAFYWLDVYHVDGIRVDGVASMLYLDYSRQSGEWIPNRYGGKENIDAIEFLKRLNHETLTAFPDTIPIAEESTSWAMVSRPPYLGGLGFRMKWDMGWMHDTLEYMKLDPIFRKYHHHLLTFRMLYAWTENFVLPLSHDEVVHGKGSLLGRMSGDMWQKFANLRLLFAYMWSMPGKKLLFMGGELGQWREWNHDGTIDWNLLEFPSHAGMQKWVRDLNLLMRHEPALHKHDFHADGFEWVDCHDSDQSVISFLRRGDAGDSPILVALNFTPVPRYNYRVGVDVPGKWTEVLNSDSTAYWGSGVGNMGCIATTDQPSHGKSHSLSLTIPPLGAVFLKSPAPKTISA; encoded by the coding sequence ATGATCACAATTTCCGACAAACGCGGCGGGGCCTCCCGCCTCACGCCCGAAGATCGCTACCTCTTCAATGAGGGCAGCCATTTCCGGTTGTACCAGAAGCTCGGTTCGCATCCGGAAATCCGCGACGGACAGCCCGGGGTAGCCTTTGCCGTTTGGGCGCCCGACGCAAGAGATGTCGCGGTCATCGGTGACTTTAACGGATGGGATCCAGCCAATAACCGGTTGACGCAAATCGAGCAGAGTGGCATCTGGGAGGGGTTTCTCACGGGAGTGAAAGCGGGCGACAACTACAAGTACCGCATTCGTGGGCGCTCGTCCAATTACGAAGTGGATAAGGCCGATCCGTTCGCCTTCCGCACGGAGATGCCGCCCAAGACAGCCTCAGTTGTACACGACAACCGCTATGATTGGCACGATCAGGATTGGATGAGCAGCCGTGCCCAACACAATCATGACGGCGCGCCAATCAGTATTTATGAGTTGCACCTCGGCAGTTGGGATCGCGTCGCGCATGACAACAACCGCTCCCTGCACTACCGCGAGCTTGCACCGCGTCTGATCAAATACTTGACCGAAAACGGCTTCACGCACGTGGAGTTCATGCCCATCATGGAGCATCCCTACTACGCTTCGTGGGGCTACCAGGTGAGCTCGTATTTCGCACCGACGGCCCGCTACGGTTCGCCGCAGGATTTGATGTACTTGATAGACCAATTGCATCAGCACGGCATCGGCGTCATCCTTGATTGGGTCCCGTCGCATTTTGCGACGGACGAGTTTGCGCTGGGCTATTTTGACGGCACCTATGTTTACGAACATGCCGACCGTCGTCAGGGCTTCCACCCCGATTGGGGCAGCTTCATCTTCAACTACGGCCGCGACGAAGTCCGCAGCTTCCTGATCAGCTCCGCTTTTTACTGGCTGGACGTCTATCATGTGGATGGTATTCGCGTAGACGGCGTGGCCTCGATGCTCTACCTTGATTATTCGCGGCAGTCCGGCGAGTGGATACCGAACCGCTATGGCGGCAAAGAGAATATTGACGCCATCGAGTTTCTCAAGCGCCTCAATCATGAAACGCTGACGGCCTTCCCCGATACGATTCCAATCGCCGAAGAGAGCACTTCATGGGCGATGGTTTCACGTCCTCCCTATCTGGGCGGTCTGGGGTTCCGCATGAAGTGGGACATGGGCTGGATGCACGATACGCTCGAGTATATGAAGCTCGATCCCATCTTCCGCAAGTATCACCACCACCTGCTCACGTTCCGAATGCTGTACGCGTGGACGGAGAATTTCGTCTTGCCGCTGTCGCATGACGAAGTTGTCCACGGAAAAGGTTCGCTGCTGGGCCGGATGAGCGGAGACATGTGGCAGAAGTTCGCCAATCTGCGCCTGCTCTTTGCCTACATGTGGTCCATGCCGGGTAAGAAGCTGCTCTTCATGGGTGGAGAACTGGGACAGTGGCGCGAGTGGAATCATGATGGGACGATTGACTGGAATCTCCTCGAGTTTCCCTCGCACGCCGGTATGCAGAAATGGGTGCGCGATCTAAATCTGTTGATGCGCCACGAACCGGCACTGCATAAGCATGACTTTCATGCGGACGGATTTGAGTGGGTGGACTGTCATGACAGTGACCAGTCGGTCATCAGTTTCCTGCGCCGCGGCGACGCGGGAGACTCCCCGATTCTGGTAGCGCTCAACTTCACTCCTGTTCCGCGCTACAACTACCGCGTGGGTGTTGACGTACCGGGCAAGTGGACGGAGGTCCTGAACAGCGACTCGACTGCCTATTGGGGTTCAGGCGTGGGCAATATGGGCTGCATCGCCACGACCGATCAGCCGTCACACGGCAAATCGCACTCGCTTTCTTTGACGATCCCTCCGCTTGGCGCCGTGTTCCTCAAGAGCCCGGCACCGAAAACGATTTCCGCATAG
- a CDS encoding protein BatD, producing MLRALLLLMVLVQFAVAQVKVTATANRTILPAGEMVEVTIAVEGAATGVPTPQLSDVTNLDLVGGPSTSTQTSIVNGRVTSQKSYTYFFRAKAAGTAIVGPISLNIKGKPYTTSPLSLTITPTGQKGRTGEREEVFIQVIPDKRQAYVGEQIVLTYKLFFSTTIYAPEFKELPKSTGFWTEEFDMPSQLVPRDEVVDGSNYKSVVIRKVAVFAATAGELTIEPLTAVVQVERRANQRGRSNDPFNDPFFNFGRRREQVEVTCRQLSLDIKPLPEVGRPAGEVAVGNYSITAKLDKVQAATNDAVTLTVQVRGAGNIKMLPSPRVTIPPDFEAFDPKVTDQLKRGPDKISGTKTLEYVLIPRVAGAQAIPAIELPYFDLANEKYGVARTQELTLSVVRGTGSGSAGALPFAGKREVQSVGQDIAYVKNSVGTLAPVGELPHQSMAFWLGLSGPWLILAGVLFAVRRQEQVSRTLSGRRRRILRSVRLELDAADKANQQGKTEVVTRTLENVVRSVAMEWTGLHTATATAQEWEAEWNARGLPSEQWTVLSGALTLSERNRYAGGALSRSDLTDLIAKLRTVTQELEGVQ from the coding sequence ATGCTGCGCGCGCTTCTGCTGCTCATGGTGTTGGTTCAATTTGCCGTGGCGCAAGTCAAGGTGACGGCTACGGCCAATCGGACGATTCTCCCGGCGGGCGAGATGGTTGAAGTGACTATCGCAGTGGAGGGCGCCGCGACCGGCGTGCCCACCCCACAGCTTTCGGACGTCACCAACCTTGATCTGGTTGGTGGTCCATCCACGTCCACGCAGACGAGTATCGTGAATGGCCGCGTGACTTCGCAGAAGAGTTATACGTATTTCTTTCGCGCAAAAGCCGCGGGCACAGCAATTGTTGGGCCGATTTCACTTAACATCAAGGGCAAACCGTATACGACCTCGCCGCTCAGTCTGACCATCACGCCTACTGGACAGAAAGGGCGGACCGGCGAGCGCGAAGAGGTCTTCATCCAGGTTATCCCGGACAAACGGCAGGCTTATGTTGGCGAGCAGATCGTTTTGACGTATAAACTGTTCTTTTCGACCACAATTTACGCACCCGAGTTCAAGGAGCTGCCGAAGTCCACCGGTTTTTGGACTGAAGAATTTGACATGCCGTCGCAGCTTGTTCCGCGTGATGAGGTCGTAGACGGATCAAACTACAAGTCTGTCGTGATCCGCAAAGTCGCCGTGTTTGCCGCAACAGCAGGCGAGTTGACGATTGAGCCGCTGACCGCAGTGGTGCAAGTGGAACGCCGTGCGAACCAGCGCGGGCGCTCGAACGATCCGTTTAACGACCCATTCTTCAACTTTGGCCGCCGACGAGAGCAGGTTGAAGTTACGTGCCGCCAGCTTTCGCTGGACATTAAACCGCTGCCGGAAGTCGGCCGCCCGGCAGGTGAAGTGGCTGTGGGGAACTATTCAATTACCGCAAAGCTCGACAAAGTGCAGGCTGCAACGAACGATGCTGTTACGTTGACTGTACAGGTGCGCGGGGCGGGGAATATCAAGATGCTCCCCTCGCCGAGAGTCACGATTCCACCGGACTTCGAAGCGTTCGACCCCAAAGTGACCGATCAGCTCAAGCGCGGTCCCGACAAGATTAGCGGGACCAAGACGCTGGAGTACGTTCTCATTCCGCGAGTCGCGGGAGCTCAGGCAATTCCGGCGATTGAGTTGCCCTACTTCGATTTGGCGAACGAAAAGTACGGCGTGGCCCGGACACAGGAGTTAACTTTGAGCGTGGTGCGCGGTACGGGCAGCGGTTCGGCCGGTGCGTTGCCATTTGCGGGCAAGCGCGAGGTGCAATCCGTTGGCCAGGATATCGCGTATGTCAAGAATTCCGTCGGCACGCTCGCGCCAGTTGGCGAATTGCCGCATCAGTCCATGGCCTTCTGGCTCGGGCTATCGGGGCCGTGGCTGATTCTTGCCGGTGTGCTTTTCGCGGTACGTCGCCAGGAACAGGTGAGCCGGACCTTGTCGGGGCGGCGCCGGAGAATCTTGCGCAGTGTCCGGCTTGAGCTTGATGCGGCCGACAAGGCTAACCAACAGGGCAAGACAGAAGTTGTGACGCGCACATTGGAGAATGTCGTGCGGTCCGTGGCGATGGAATGGACAGGATTACATACAGCAACCGCTACGGCGCAGGAGTGGGAAGCCGAGTGGAACGCGCGCGGACTTCCGAGCGAACAGTGGACCGTATTGTCTGGAGCGCTGACGCTCAGTGAACGGAATCGTTACGCCGGTGGGGCATTGAGCAGGAGCGATTTGACGGACCTGATCGCGAAGTTGCGAACGGTCACGCAGGAATTGGAAGGTGTCCAATGA
- a CDS encoding tetratricopeptide repeat protein: MRRVLLPIALLACVAGLIVFAGCKSGPTEQELFEKATKAQEQNDFATAIKSYEELVQSYPNSTYAPKCQFMTGYLYANHVKDVEKARAAYQGFIKRFPEDNLVKDAQWELDHLGKDVNDIDELNKLIGTPDSAAKSQG, translated from the coding sequence ATGCGCCGCGTTTTACTTCCGATCGCACTGTTGGCTTGTGTGGCCGGTCTGATTGTGTTTGCCGGGTGCAAGTCCGGCCCGACTGAACAAGAGCTGTTTGAGAAGGCCACTAAGGCCCAGGAGCAGAACGATTTTGCGACTGCCATCAAGTCCTACGAGGAGTTGGTGCAATCGTATCCGAACTCCACGTATGCTCCAAAATGCCAGTTCATGACGGGGTATTTATATGCGAATCACGTCAAGGACGTGGAGAAGGCACGCGCGGCGTACCAAGGTTTCATCAAGCGTTTTCCGGAGGATAACCTCGTCAAGGATGCGCAGTGGGAACTCGATCACCTGGGCAAGGACGTCAACGACATTGATGAGCTGAACAAGCTGATCGGGACGCCGGATTCGGCGGCCAAGTCGCAAGGTTAG
- a CDS encoding DUF58 domain-containing protein, protein MSGEYHAVFKGRGMNFSEVREYQIGDDVRTIDWNVSARTGRPHVKLFEEERELVVMLLCDVSSSSLFGSGRALKMEVAAELAAVLAFSAIKNNDKVGLLLFTDHVEKYVAPRKGRSHILRILRELITFEPKRSGTNVAAALEYMLHVQKKRAIVFLLSDFIDEKYDRPLRVCARKHDMLALHLLDPREFVWPDAGLVKLHDAESGRPMWIDTSSREGKRTLLIEHKRWQDGVKQTMQRSGADYLPVTVTEDYVRSLIAMFKRREQRR, encoded by the coding sequence ATGTCCGGAGAGTACCATGCGGTATTTAAAGGCCGGGGCATGAACTTTTCTGAAGTGCGCGAATACCAGATCGGCGACGATGTGCGCACGATTGACTGGAACGTCTCCGCGCGCACCGGAAGACCGCACGTTAAGTTGTTCGAAGAAGAGCGCGAGTTGGTCGTCATGCTTCTGTGCGACGTCTCCAGCTCTTCGTTGTTCGGATCGGGGCGCGCTCTGAAAATGGAGGTCGCGGCCGAATTGGCGGCCGTGCTCGCGTTTTCGGCGATCAAGAACAATGACAAGGTCGGACTGCTGCTGTTCACGGATCATGTAGAGAAATACGTCGCGCCGCGCAAGGGGCGTTCCCACATATTGCGCATCCTGCGCGAGCTAATTACCTTTGAACCCAAGCGCAGCGGCACGAACGTGGCCGCCGCGCTCGAGTACATGCTTCACGTGCAGAAAAAACGCGCCATCGTTTTCCTGCTCTCGGATTTCATTGATGAGAAATATGACCGGCCCTTGCGGGTGTGCGCGCGCAAGCATGACATGCTGGCGCTGCATCTGCTTGACCCGCGCGAGTTCGTCTGGCCGGACGCGGGTTTGGTGAAACTTCATGATGCTGAAAGCGGGCGACCCATGTGGATTGACACGTCGTCGCGCGAAGGCAAGCGTACGCTGCTGATCGAACACAAACGCTGGCAGGACGGGGTGAAGCAGACGATGCAGCGTTCGGGGGCGGACTATCTGCCCGTGACCGTGACGGAAGACTATGTCCGCAGCTTGATTGCCATGTTTAAACGCCGCGAGCAGCGCCGATAG
- a CDS encoding VWA domain-containing protein, whose amino-acid sequence MIRFEYPLVLWLLLLLPVALAAWTWMIVRARSLTHGIVPQGLVDRVAYGQSPARKWWRMGLWLVAAALLLVALARPQVGTRLEEVKREGVDVLIAVDISNSMLSEDFSPSRLESAKFSIQKLVNGLKGDRVGLIAFAGSAIYHCPLTTDYGAVKLLNRVMSPAIVSEQGTALAEAIDKATQAFSEQEDSKSKVLVIITDGEDHEEAALDAAKEAHDAGIAIYTVGMGTPGGAPIPLFDPAGRSAGYKKDANGQVIVTRLNEELLAEVADAGGGQYVRATPGGKELELIWNDIAQMEKTEFGSMQFTGYEDRYAYFALPALLLLMLEFLIGERAGQFAGFAIRRGRGSS is encoded by the coding sequence GTGATTAGATTCGAGTATCCACTCGTGTTGTGGTTATTGCTCCTGCTGCCTGTGGCTTTGGCGGCGTGGACCTGGATGATCGTGCGCGCGAGAAGTTTGACGCACGGCATCGTGCCGCAAGGACTTGTTGATCGTGTGGCTTACGGCCAGAGTCCTGCACGCAAATGGTGGCGCATGGGCTTGTGGCTCGTCGCCGCCGCGCTGCTCCTTGTGGCCCTGGCGCGCCCGCAGGTGGGCACGCGACTGGAAGAGGTGAAGCGCGAAGGCGTAGACGTTCTGATCGCTGTGGATATCTCGAATAGCATGCTGAGCGAGGATTTTTCACCGTCGCGGCTTGAAAGCGCAAAATTCTCGATTCAGAAACTTGTCAACGGGCTTAAGGGTGATCGGGTTGGACTCATCGCGTTTGCCGGGAGCGCAATCTACCATTGTCCGCTGACCACGGATTACGGCGCGGTGAAGCTGCTGAATCGAGTAATGTCGCCGGCGATTGTATCCGAACAGGGTACGGCTCTCGCTGAGGCGATTGATAAGGCCACGCAGGCGTTTAGCGAACAGGAAGACTCGAAGAGCAAAGTGCTCGTGATTATTACCGACGGCGAAGATCATGAAGAGGCCGCGCTGGACGCTGCGAAAGAGGCGCACGACGCGGGCATCGCGATCTACACCGTGGGAATGGGGACACCGGGCGGAGCGCCGATACCGCTGTTTGACCCGGCGGGCCGGTCGGCAGGCTACAAGAAAGATGCGAATGGTCAGGTTATCGTCACGCGGCTGAACGAAGAACTGCTCGCGGAAGTTGCGGATGCCGGCGGCGGCCAATACGTGAGGGCGACTCCGGGCGGCAAAGAGCTGGAACTAATCTGGAACGATATCGCGCAAATGGAAAAGACTGAATTCGGCTCGATGCAATTCACAGGATACGAAGACCGGTACGCGTATTTTGCGTTGCCAGCGCTGTTGCTGTTGATGCTGGAATTTCTGATCGGTGAACGAGCGGGGCAATTCGCGGGATTTGCGATTCGCCGGGGAAGGGGCAGTTCGTGA
- a CDS encoding tetratricopeptide repeat protein, producing MIRVVAAVLLTMLSCFANPDFERGLQAYNQSDWDGAIEAWETIVAQGESSAELEFNLGNAYFRQERVDRAILHYERALKLAPGDSDARRNLLMANRAIVDQITEVPRLEILQSLENARDAMSPKSLNTMLLLFNGLLALCVGAMLYASGSVRDTLRRSSVLIAGLAVVSLLWYGWRSASAARQEAIVMTEKSDVHSSPTDDSTQLFSLHAGTKVGLGETLSGWTEITLADGRKGWIPADEIERI from the coding sequence ATGATCCGCGTGGTCGCCGCCGTACTGCTCACGATGCTGTCCTGCTTTGCGAATCCCGATTTCGAGCGCGGGCTGCAGGCTTACAACCAGAGCGATTGGGACGGTGCGATTGAAGCATGGGAGACTATCGTCGCTCAAGGCGAGTCGAGTGCCGAACTGGAATTCAATCTGGGCAACGCATATTTCCGGCAGGAACGCGTGGACCGCGCGATCCTGCACTACGAGCGCGCGTTGAAACTGGCGCCGGGTGATAGCGACGCGCGGCGGAACTTGCTCATGGCCAATCGCGCGATTGTTGACCAGATCACGGAGGTTCCGCGGCTGGAGATTTTGCAGTCGCTGGAAAATGCGCGTGACGCGATGTCGCCCAAGAGTCTGAATACCATGCTGCTGCTGTTTAACGGACTGCTGGCGTTATGCGTTGGAGCCATGCTCTATGCTTCGGGCAGTGTGCGAGATACCTTGCGGCGCAGCAGCGTGTTGATTGCCGGTCTGGCTGTGGTTAGCTTACTTTGGTATGGCTGGCGCAGCGCATCCGCGGCACGACAAGAAGCCATCGTGATGACTGAGAAGAGTGACGTGCATTCGAGTCCAACGGACGATTCCACACAGTTGTTCTCGTTGCATGCGGGCACGAAGGTTGGCTTGGGCGAAACCCTGTCGGGTTGGACTGAGATTACGCTGGCCGACGGCCGCAAAGGTTGGATTCCGGCTGATGAGATCGAACGGATCTAA
- a CDS encoding AAA family ATPase translates to MDADIRELTLRIEREAELADRILTEAGKIVVGQKYMLERLLIGLFSNGHVLLEGVPGLAKTLTIKTLAATVSAQFQRIQFTPDLLPADLVGTLVYNQKDGAFTTKKGPVFANFILADEINRAPAKVQSALLESMQEQQVTIGDTTYPLPQPFLVLATQNPIEQEGTYPLPEAQVDRFMLKVTVDYPKRDEEARIMRTFSRSETPSIHAVATTEELMRIRGLVESIYVDPKIEDYVLDLVFASRKPEQHKLPELKPLIQYGASPRASIFLLKAARAHAFLRHRGYVVPEDIRAIGLDVLRHRIGITYEAEAEEMTSEMIIEKIFGAVEVP, encoded by the coding sequence ATGGATGCGGATATCCGCGAACTGACGCTGCGCATAGAGCGCGAGGCTGAACTGGCAGACCGGATTCTGACCGAGGCCGGGAAAATTGTCGTTGGGCAGAAGTACATGCTCGAACGCCTCCTGATCGGGTTGTTCAGCAATGGTCACGTCCTGCTGGAGGGTGTGCCCGGGCTGGCGAAGACGCTGACCATCAAGACGCTGGCCGCGACTGTTTCCGCACAATTCCAACGGATTCAGTTCACACCGGACTTGTTGCCGGCGGACCTCGTGGGGACGCTCGTCTACAATCAGAAGGACGGAGCGTTCACGACCAAGAAGGGGCCTGTCTTCGCCAATTTCATTCTGGCTGACGAAATCAACCGCGCTCCCGCCAAAGTCCAGTCGGCATTGCTTGAGTCCATGCAGGAGCAGCAGGTTACTATCGGTGACACGACCTATCCGCTGCCGCAGCCGTTTCTGGTGCTGGCCACGCAGAATCCGATCGAGCAGGAGGGAACCTATCCGCTGCCGGAAGCCCAGGTTGACCGCTTCATGCTCAAGGTGACCGTGGACTATCCGAAGCGGGACGAAGAGGCGCGGATCATGCGCACATTCTCGCGGTCGGAAACTCCTTCGATCCATGCGGTGGCGACGACTGAGGAGCTGATGCGGATTCGCGGCCTGGTGGAGTCAATCTATGTTGATCCGAAGATTGAGGACTATGTTCTCGATCTCGTGTTCGCAAGCCGTAAGCCTGAACAGCATAAACTGCCTGAACTCAAACCGCTGATTCAATATGGCGCTTCGCCGCGCGCGTCCATTTTCCTGCTCAAGGCCGCGCGGGCGCATGCGTTTCTCCGCCATCGCGGGTACGTCGTGCCGGAGGACATTCGCGCGATTGGCTTGGACGTGCTGCGCCACCGCATCGGTATCACCTACGAGGCCGAGGCGGAAGAGATGACGAGCGAGATGATCATCGAGAAGATCTTCGGCGCCGTCGAAGTCCCGTAA